One part of the Arachidicoccus terrestris genome encodes these proteins:
- a CDS encoding DUF892 family protein: MNEIQNNGNHLSYRFSDSNLEKCNKLLEAEIIKMWRWESECLSSLKALADKIESRYLASVIEQFFLESDLQVKRLVKINEVLQIHDTHLKWRPDLEVAQSMEPFRRAIRSYADEDLIKRWTLLLALGKLIHCKMSCYQSLISWSKFLRLYGVQELLEDSLDEYVQQDLLLNLLSENWES, translated from the coding sequence ATGAACGAAATACAAAATAATGGCAACCATTTGAGCTACCGGTTTAGCGACAGCAATTTAGAAAAGTGTAACAAACTTCTGGAGGCAGAAATAATAAAAATGTGGCGGTGGGAAAGTGAATGTTTATCCAGTTTAAAGGCCTTAGCCGATAAAATTGAATCCAGGTACCTGGCGTCGGTGATAGAACAGTTTTTCCTGGAAAGCGATCTGCAGGTTAAAAGATTGGTTAAGATTAATGAAGTATTACAGATACACGACACGCATTTAAAATGGAGGCCTGACCTTGAGGTTGCGCAGTCTATGGAACCTTTTCGAAGGGCTATAAGATCGTACGCAGATGAAGATCTGATTAAAAGGTGGACCTTACTATTAGCGCTTGGTAAACTGATACATTGCAAAATGTCCTGTTATCAATCGCTGATCAGCTGGTCAAAGTTCCTTCGGTTATACGGTGTGCAGGAGTTACTGGAGGATTCGCTGGACGAATATGTACAGCAGGATTTGCTTTTGAATTTGTTATCTGAAAACTGGGAGAGCTAA
- a CDS encoding bifunctional alpha,alpha-trehalose-phosphate synthase (UDP-forming)/trehalose-phosphatase — translation MNKAKLIIVSNRLPVKIDIKKNQWHIKPSEGGLATGLGSFYKEQGGIWIGWPGAQIKDASVAAEIRAALNKQSLEPIFLTQTEIKEFYEGFSNQTLWPLCHYFPSYASYNEKHWQVYQSVNQKFADAILNIARPGDTVWIHDYQLMLVPKFVRERLPDISIGYFQHIPFPSYEVFRLIPWRNELLTGLLGADLVGFHTYDDVRHFVSAILRILDVQSNMNIIEFAKRLITAEAFPMGIDYDKYFKQVSTPVTRKYAEKILERLEEKKLVISIDRLDYSKGIIQRLHGYNIFLRDYPHFRGKVVYYQLIVPSRDKVLEYDRLKQEIDQLVSHINAEYSTLSWQPIQYFYRAWAFEMLSALYYTADIALVTPMRDGMNLVCKEYIASKADRPGVLILSEMAGAARELTEATIINPNDEHGMAEAIATALQVPQSDQVQRLKAMQQTLNKFNIHVWVNNFLMRLMSIKQQQVKLATKRISAGIETEFQSRYQHAKSRLCFLDYDGTLVSFEKDPQMAIPTERLLKILQRLTQDKKNRIVIISGRKKQQLENWLKGLDLDIIAEHGAWYRSDNGQWQKNEELRNYWKKDIRPVLEQYEIRTPGSFIEEKDFSLVWHYRKVESSLGDLRAKEIAGHLKYLVADKGLQILEGHKVIEVKSALINKGKGVQKWLKKYPADFYLAIGDDTTDEDSFAAMPPTAITIKVGGGMSRAAYFIDSPTEVIELLEKITQPLNPEPTSTAANSDRSSIK, via the coding sequence ATGAATAAAGCTAAACTAATTATCGTTTCAAATAGGCTTCCTGTAAAAATCGACATCAAAAAAAACCAATGGCATATTAAACCAAGTGAAGGAGGACTCGCGACGGGATTAGGCAGTTTCTATAAAGAACAAGGGGGCATCTGGATCGGATGGCCCGGCGCACAAATTAAAGACGCATCCGTAGCTGCTGAAATCAGGGCCGCTTTGAACAAACAATCACTGGAACCTATATTTCTGACACAGACGGAAATCAAGGAGTTCTATGAAGGATTCTCCAATCAAACCTTATGGCCGTTATGCCACTATTTCCCATCTTATGCCAGTTATAACGAAAAACACTGGCAGGTTTATCAAAGCGTCAATCAAAAGTTCGCCGACGCCATATTAAACATTGCCCGCCCCGGAGATACGGTCTGGATTCACGATTACCAATTGATGCTTGTTCCCAAATTTGTCCGCGAACGGCTTCCTGATATCAGTATCGGTTACTTTCAACATATCCCGTTTCCTTCCTATGAGGTGTTCAGGCTGATTCCCTGGAGAAATGAATTGCTGACAGGTTTATTGGGCGCCGACCTTGTCGGTTTTCATACCTATGATGATGTCAGGCACTTTGTCAGCGCCATACTTCGGATTTTGGATGTTCAGTCCAATATGAACATCATAGAATTCGCGAAGCGGCTAATCACAGCCGAGGCGTTTCCGATGGGTATTGACTATGACAAATATTTTAAACAAGTGTCCACACCTGTCACCAGAAAATACGCCGAAAAAATACTTGAACGGCTGGAAGAGAAAAAGTTAGTTATATCGATTGACCGGCTGGATTATAGTAAAGGGATCATCCAACGTCTGCATGGCTATAATATTTTTCTAAGAGACTATCCGCATTTCAGGGGCAAGGTAGTCTATTACCAACTGATTGTACCGTCCAGGGATAAAGTCTTAGAATATGATAGATTAAAACAGGAAATTGATCAATTGGTGTCCCACATCAATGCCGAATACAGCACACTAAGCTGGCAGCCGATCCAATATTTCTACAGAGCCTGGGCCTTTGAGATGTTGTCTGCTCTATACTATACTGCGGACATCGCACTGGTCACCCCCATGCGTGACGGCATGAACCTGGTATGCAAAGAATACATAGCCAGCAAGGCAGATCGTCCGGGTGTTTTAATTCTCAGTGAAATGGCGGGAGCCGCAAGAGAACTTACCGAAGCTACCATCATTAACCCTAACGATGAACATGGAATGGCCGAAGCCATTGCCACGGCACTGCAAGTGCCGCAGTCAGATCAGGTTCAACGGCTAAAAGCCATGCAACAAACACTAAACAAATTCAATATACACGTTTGGGTAAATAATTTTCTTATGCGTCTAATGAGCATCAAACAGCAACAAGTCAAATTAGCAACAAAAAGAATCAGCGCAGGCATTGAAACTGAATTTCAATCCAGATACCAGCATGCAAAAAGTAGATTATGTTTCCTGGATTATGATGGCACCTTGGTTTCATTTGAAAAAGATCCACAAATGGCGATACCCACAGAACGGCTATTAAAGATATTACAGAGGCTTACCCAAGATAAAAAAAATCGTATCGTCATCATCAGCGGGCGCAAAAAACAACAATTAGAAAATTGGCTGAAAGGTCTGGACCTGGATATAATTGCGGAACATGGAGCCTGGTACCGAAGTGATAACGGGCAGTGGCAAAAAAATGAGGAATTAAGAAATTACTGGAAAAAAGATATTCGCCCCGTGTTGGAACAATATGAAATACGGACACCTGGCTCGTTTATTGAAGAGAAGGACTTTTCGCTGGTATGGCACTATCGTAAAGTAGAATCCTCTTTAGGCGATTTAAGAGCTAAAGAGATAGCCGGCCATTTGAAATATCTTGTGGCAGACAAAGGGCTGCAGATACTTGAAGGGCATAAGGTTATAGAAGTGAAAAGCGCATTAATCAACAAAGGTAAAGGGGTGCAGAAATGGCTGAAAAAATACCCGGCTGACTTCTACCTGGCCATTGGAGACGATACGACCGATGAAGACAGTTTTGCCGCCATGCCACCTACAGCTATCACCATAAAGGTCGGTGGAGGGATGAGCAGAGCCGCCTATTTCATCGATTCACCAACAGAGGTAATTGAACTGTTGGAAAAAATAACGCAGCCACTGAATCCGGAACCAACCTCCACTGCTGCAAACAGTGACAGGTCATCAATAAAATAA
- a CDS encoding glycoside hydrolase family 15 protein, whose protein sequence is MQRKTSGQDVKASAKKADKPVNKKGTTTASIKKAKRHAYPFGIIGNCSYLAHIKTNTNICWLCMPRFDSSFIFGGLIDTEKGGSFSILPEGKFTSNQYYKENTNILCTEISCAEGRYRVTDFAPRFNLYDRYFKPLMLIRKIEPLEGTPRVKITCKPVAEYGKRALEAYPASNHIDYFGAGNPVRLTTDFSINHILGESYSVLTDTKYLVLTYGSPLEAPLASTVEDFLHKTQLYWGGWVKKTSIGNMYQQQVIRSALVLKIHQYEDTGAIIAASTTSLPEAPGSGRNWDYRFCWLRDAYYILLAFNNIGHFEEMERYFNYIANISVKEKGRFQPLYGIAGEKNLKERVLGLSGYLGNVPVRVGNEASTHVQNDIYGQVMLSLLPLYTDERFVLREKSDSSSWIASLLKKIDMVMDEPDAGLWEFRNFRNFHCYTYLFHWAGCQAAIKIARRIKDKKLEKWAETLKGKAAARIEACYDKKKKVYQQASDSTYLDASTLQLIMMHYLDPSSKKAQDHLKVIESKLAAPGGLFYRYLHKDDFGYPDTTFLITAFWHVEALTSVGRVEEAISKFEKLLTYGNHLGLFSEDVDAENGSQWGNFPQAYSHVGLMNAAYRIAQKINNPNFF, encoded by the coding sequence ATGCAAAGAAAAACCTCTGGTCAAGATGTGAAAGCGTCCGCGAAGAAGGCGGACAAGCCGGTTAACAAGAAAGGTACGACAACTGCCTCTATAAAAAAAGCAAAGCGGCATGCGTATCCTTTTGGTATAATCGGAAATTGTTCCTATCTGGCCCATATAAAAACGAATACAAATATTTGTTGGTTATGTATGCCGAGATTTGACAGCAGCTTTATTTTCGGAGGGCTTATCGATACGGAAAAGGGTGGATCGTTCTCTATTTTACCCGAAGGAAAGTTTACAAGTAATCAGTATTATAAGGAGAACACAAATATTCTTTGTACAGAAATCAGCTGTGCTGAGGGCAGATACCGCGTAACGGATTTTGCACCTAGATTTAATTTATACGACCGTTATTTTAAGCCACTGATGCTGATCCGCAAAATTGAACCGCTTGAAGGTACACCCCGGGTAAAGATTACCTGTAAACCGGTAGCGGAATATGGTAAAAGGGCTCTGGAGGCTTATCCGGCCAGTAATCATATCGATTATTTCGGGGCAGGAAACCCCGTTAGATTAACGACAGATTTTTCAATAAACCATATTTTAGGGGAGTCCTATAGTGTGCTGACGGATACTAAATATCTGGTGCTGACCTACGGAAGCCCGCTGGAGGCGCCGCTGGCCAGTACGGTGGAGGATTTTTTACATAAAACGCAGCTTTACTGGGGGGGATGGGTGAAGAAAACCAGTATTGGGAATATGTATCAACAACAGGTTATCCGCAGTGCACTGGTGCTGAAAATTCACCAGTACGAAGATACGGGGGCCATTATTGCCGCCAGCACAACTTCCCTGCCGGAGGCTCCCGGTTCAGGCAGAAACTGGGACTACCGGTTCTGTTGGTTAAGGGACGCTTATTATATTCTTCTTGCATTTAATAACATTGGTCACTTTGAAGAAATGGAACGGTATTTTAATTATATCGCTAATATTTCTGTCAAGGAAAAGGGCCGTTTTCAGCCGCTTTACGGCATTGCCGGGGAGAAAAATTTAAAGGAGCGCGTTCTCGGATTATCAGGCTATTTGGGAAATGTTCCGGTGAGAGTCGGCAATGAAGCGTCTACCCATGTGCAGAATGACATTTACGGGCAGGTCATGCTCTCCTTATTACCCTTGTATACGGATGAACGTTTTGTGCTGCGTGAAAAATCCGACTCATCTTCCTGGATCGCTTCTCTTCTAAAGAAGATAGATATGGTAATGGACGAACCGGATGCCGGTTTATGGGAATTCAGGAATTTTCGCAATTTTCATTGTTATACGTATTTGTTCCATTGGGCCGGGTGCCAGGCGGCCATCAAAATTGCGCGTCGCATTAAGGATAAGAAGTTGGAAAAATGGGCTGAGACACTCAAAGGAAAGGCTGCCGCCAGAATTGAAGCATGTTATGATAAGAAAAAGAAAGTCTATCAGCAGGCTTCGGATTCTACTTATTTGGATGCCAGTACCTTACAGCTGATCATGATGCATTATTTGGACCCTTCTTCCAAAAAGGCACAAGATCATTTAAAGGTGATTGAAAGTAAACTGGCTGCGCCGGGCGGGCTTTTTTACAGATACCTGCACAAGGATGATTTTGGTTATCCGGATACGACGTTTTTGATCACCGCTTTTTGGCATGTAGAGGCACTCACATCTGTAGGGAGAGTCGAAGAGGCCATTTCCAAGTTTGAAAAACTATTGACCTATGGGAATCACCTGGGATTATTCAGTGAAGATGTAGATGCTGAAAATGGCAGTCAGTGGGGAAATTTTCCCCAAGCCTATAGCCATGTAGGGCTCATGAATGCAGCCTACCGTATTGCTCAAAAGATTAATAATCCTAATTTCTTTTAG
- a CDS encoding DUF892 family protein, with protein sequence MTTLPQAQYAKEISFKSDSSPFMHFLARELQQIYMLELRTNQLIKQLLRRTVYQPLKKAMLNYQNVSKDHLSCLRKLGVRSSKVSKDNKRASELLVLPLTEELGRNKSGEKLSDISMITGIQRIIFYQMAVYRSLYTTARKLYKFGWAESFDDIINDKKMNDSIFSEIALSGVYPVAVGS encoded by the coding sequence ATGACTACATTACCCCAGGCGCAATACGCAAAAGAAATCAGTTTCAAAAGTGACAGCTCACCGTTTATGCATTTTCTGGCAAGAGAGCTTCAGCAAATTTATATGTTGGAACTGAGGACAAATCAGTTGATCAAACAGTTATTACGCAGAACTGTTTATCAGCCCTTAAAAAAGGCCATGCTTAATTATCAGAACGTATCAAAGGATCATTTGAGTTGCCTTCGGAAATTAGGCGTACGATCCTCAAAAGTATCTAAAGATAATAAACGGGCATCTGAGCTATTGGTTTTGCCATTGACAGAAGAATTGGGAAGGAACAAGAGCGGAGAAAAATTAAGCGATATTTCGATGATCACGGGCATTCAACGTATTATCTTTTATCAGATGGCCGTTTATCGCAGTTTATATACAACTGCCCGAAAACTGTACAAATTTGGATGGGCGGAGTCATTTGATGATATCATCAACGATAAAAAAATGAATGATTCTATCTTTTCCGAAATTGCTTTGTCAGGGGTATATCCGGTAGCTGTCGGGAGTTGA
- a CDS encoding sigma-54-dependent transcriptional regulator, with product MLRKILILDKDLAMCQKFSNFLRNNGFVTASTSCNKEALQLIKASDFDLILCDSELKNTYPVDFLLKIKSLKPAIPIISISDTDNVQTAVELMKSGAFYFMLKPINPERLLDIVNSALKEGSVSSRTNDSLSSTESVSRGEKGPKDGTDTDKVTPQGYPYIMGTSHVSKKLYKAIDLVAPTDYTVIIHGETGTGKESVARMIHEKSKRKNGPFLAVDCGSLSKELAASELFGHEKGAFTGALQSREGAFMLAQGGTLFLDEIGNLSYGVQLLLLRAIQERVVRKVGGTIEKSVDVRLIVASNEDLYEGVAKRKFREDLYHRLNEFSITVPALRDRKEDLPLFIEGFVDHASRRLEKDLKLPTEAAMQILDSYHWPGNIRELLNTIKKACLFTPNGKAISEQYLPFEVKISPELLQGANLVTENHEATGQPEFISSGGSEMVGIRQDDRSLKDIAANAELNKIMLTLRSVKFNKSKAAEILNIDRKTLYNKLKKINI from the coding sequence ATGTTGCGGAAAATCTTGATTTTAGACAAAGACCTGGCCATGTGCCAGAAGTTCAGTAATTTTTTAAGGAATAACGGTTTTGTTACTGCCAGTACAAGTTGTAATAAGGAAGCGTTGCAGTTGATCAAAGCCTCTGATTTTGACTTGATCCTTTGTGACAGCGAGCTTAAGAATACTTACCCGGTTGATTTCCTGTTGAAAATTAAATCCTTGAAGCCGGCTATTCCGATTATCAGCATTAGTGACACCGATAATGTTCAGACTGCAGTTGAGCTGATGAAAAGCGGGGCGTTTTATTTTATGTTGAAGCCTATTAATCCGGAGCGTCTGTTGGATATCGTAAATTCTGCCCTGAAAGAAGGCAGTGTTTCATCCAGGACAAATGACAGCTTGTCTTCCACAGAAAGCGTTTCCAGAGGGGAAAAAGGACCCAAAGACGGTACGGACACAGATAAGGTGACACCCCAGGGGTATCCTTATATTATGGGAACAAGCCATGTAAGTAAGAAACTATATAAAGCCATTGACCTGGTGGCCCCGACCGATTACACGGTCATTATTCATGGAGAAACCGGTACAGGGAAGGAATCGGTAGCGCGCATGATTCATGAGAAGAGTAAGAGAAAAAATGGGCCTTTTCTGGCGGTGGACTGCGGAAGCCTTTCGAAGGAGTTGGCTGCGAGTGAATTATTTGGCCATGAGAAAGGTGCATTCACCGGCGCCTTGCAGAGCCGGGAGGGTGCTTTTATGTTGGCGCAGGGTGGGACACTGTTTTTAGATGAGATCGGTAACCTTTCCTATGGTGTACAATTATTGTTATTACGGGCTATTCAGGAACGGGTGGTACGTAAAGTGGGAGGCACAATAGAAAAATCTGTTGATGTCCGACTGATTGTGGCTTCCAATGAAGATCTGTATGAGGGTGTGGCCAAACGTAAGTTCCGTGAGGATTTGTACCACAGGCTCAATGAATTTTCTATCACTGTTCCTGCCTTGCGGGACCGAAAAGAGGATTTGCCGTTGTTCATTGAAGGTTTTGTTGACCATGCCAGCAGGCGGTTAGAAAAAGATTTGAAACTGCCGACAGAAGCGGCTATGCAGATTCTGGACTCCTATCACTGGCCTGGTAATATCAGAGAATTGCTGAATACGATAAAAAAGGCTTGTTTATTTACGCCTAACGGAAAAGCTATTTCGGAGCAATATCTTCCCTTTGAGGTCAAGATTTCTCCTGAATTACTGCAGGGAGCGAACCTGGTGACCGAAAACCATGAGGCGACCGGTCAGCCTGAATTTATCTCTTCTGGCGGCAGTGAAATGGTGGGAATTCGTCAGGACGATAGGAGTCTGAAGGATATAGCTGCCAATGCAGAACTGAATAAAATTATGCTTACACTCCGAAGTGTAAAGTTCAATAAGAGTAAAGCGGCTGAAATTCTGAACATCGATAGAAAAACCTTGTATAATAAGCTGAAGAAAATCAATATCTGA
- a CDS encoding lmo0937 family membrane protein: MSNLLYIIAVILIIGWVLGFFVYSAGGLIHILLVIAIIAILIRIIRGGRAV, translated from the coding sequence ATGTCTAATTTACTTTATATAATTGCCGTTATATTGATTATCGGATGGGTGCTTGGTTTTTTTGTCTATAGCGCCGGTGGTTTGATCCACATATTATTGGTCATAGCTATTATTGCCATTTTGATAAGAATCATCAGAGGAGGCAGGGCTGTGTAA
- a CDS encoding DUF6496 domain-containing protein has product MAKYSHKAQEKVEKTMKEMKEGKLKSGSGKKVTNPKQAVAIGLSEARKEGAKVPKKKSSKK; this is encoded by the coding sequence ATGGCAAAATATTCACATAAGGCTCAGGAAAAAGTCGAGAAGACGATGAAGGAAATGAAAGAAGGAAAATTAAAAAGCGGAAGCGGCAAAAAGGTAACCAATCCAAAGCAAGCCGTAGCGATAGGTTTGTCTGAGGCCAGAAAGGAAGGCGCGAAGGTGCCCAAAAAGAAGAGCAGTAAAAAATGA
- a CDS encoding RNA polymerase sigma factor — protein sequence MMNLSPAAFNDLLMQQITSLLNVSRCLTWDEFAAKDLVQDTLYRALKNRNKFEAGTNMGAWLHTILRHIFINDFRHRKIRSALFSEYIDGIEGCRSGTFAQNHGLGNMRLQEIKKAIFELPTCFRNAFEMYFAGYKYHEIARIQKVPLGTVKSRIFFARKALLEGLKNET from the coding sequence ATGATGAATTTGTCACCTGCAGCCTTCAACGATTTACTTATGCAGCAGATTACCTCTTTGTTGAATGTATCCCGTTGTCTGACCTGGGATGAATTTGCTGCCAAAGACCTGGTTCAGGATACCTTATATCGTGCGTTAAAAAACAGAAACAAATTCGAAGCTGGAACCAATATGGGAGCCTGGTTACATACCATCTTGCGGCATATTTTTATCAATGACTTTAGACACAGAAAGATTCGGTCCGCGTTATTTTCGGAGTATATTGATGGTATAGAAGGTTGCCGGTCGGGGACTTTTGCCCAAAATCATGGATTGGGAAATATGAGACTTCAAGAAATTAAAAAAGCGATTTTTGAACTACCGACCTGTTTTCGCAATGCTTTTGAAATGTATTTTGCCGGATATAAGTATCATGAAATAGCCCGGATACAAAAGGTGCCTTTAGGAACTGTTAAAAGTCGTATTTTCTTTGCAAGAAAGGCGCTGCTGGAGGGATTAAAAAATGAGACATAA